A section of the Clostridium sp. TW13 genome encodes:
- the spoIIIAB gene encoding stage III sporulation protein SpoIIIAB: MQLKIVILLLIVIICSFLGFQLSETVKLRVKHLSQMLNAVVYLQNEIFYSLTPLPEALVRVSNRKEKPISTFLQDISNLLYSSEVNNINSAFSKAIDKNKDELMLETDDYGVLLELSNSLGSTDLNGQKKIFEIAIRNLEDNLNQATEKAKKNVKMYRVLGVSMGLVIAIFLI; encoded by the coding sequence TTGCAACTTAAGATAGTAATTCTTTTATTAATAGTAATTATATGTTCCTTTTTGGGATTTCAGCTTTCAGAAACAGTAAAGCTTAGAGTTAAGCACTTATCACAAATGTTAAATGCTGTAGTATATTTACAAAATGAAATATTTTATTCCTTGACACCATTACCTGAGGCATTGGTAAGGGTAAGTAATAGAAAAGAAAAACCAATATCAACTTTTTTGCAAGATATATCAAATTTATTATATAGCTCAGAAGTAAATAATATAAATTCAGCCTTTAGTAAAGCTATTGACAAAAATAAAGATGAACTTATGTTAGAAACAGATGATTACGGAGTATTACTAGAACTTAGTAATTCATTAGGAAGTACAGATCTAAATGGGCAAAAAAAGATATTTGAAATTGCCATAAGAAATTTGGAGGATAATTTAAATCAAGCCACAGAAAAGGCAAAAAAGAATGTAAAAATGTACAGAGTGCTAGGTGTTAGCATGGGACTTGTAATAGCAATATTTCTAATCTAG
- the spoIIIAC gene encoding stage III sporulation protein AC codes for MFDLSMIFKIAGVGVILIIIDKVLKSSGKDEIATIANLAGVIILLSMVVTMIVKLFDTVKTMFYF; via the coding sequence ATGTTTGACTTAAGTATGATTTTTAAAATAGCAGGAGTAGGTGTGATTTTAATTATAATTGACAAAGTACTGAAAAGCAGTGGGAAAGATGAGATTGCAACTATTGCTAATTTAGCTGGTGTTATTATCTTATTAAGCATGGTAGTAACGATGATAGTAAAGTTATTTGATACAGTAAAAACCATGTTTTATTTTTAG